The following are encoded in a window of Francisella tularensis subsp. tularensis genomic DNA:
- the lpxC gene encoding UDP-3-O-acyl-N-acetylglucosamine deacetylase codes for MMKQKTIAKEFSVTGVGLHSGVDVSMTVKPADIDSGIVFRRADLTPVVDIKVTPSSIKEAIMCTLLTKDGDQNLSVSTIEHLMSAFAMFEVDNVLIEVNAPELPVMDGSSYEFTQLLKQVGIVEQNSARKGIKILKPVRVEHEDKFAEVLPSDTLKYEFKIHWDHPVIAATNDHIVFEYDLDEYIKMVSKARTFGFYEQLAYLHQNNLAKGASLDNAVGVTNEGVLNEGGLRYDDEFVRHKLLDAIGDFYVGGYILGHFNCFKSGHTLNNKLLHAVFADKDAWEYI; via the coding sequence ATGATGAAACAAAAAACTATAGCAAAAGAATTCTCTGTAACCGGTGTTGGTTTACATTCTGGTGTAGATGTTTCTATGACTGTTAAACCAGCTGATATTGATAGCGGTATAGTATTTCGTCGTGCTGATTTAACTCCAGTTGTTGATATCAAAGTTACTCCATCTAGTATTAAAGAAGCTATCATGTGTACTCTTTTGACAAAAGATGGCGATCAAAACCTATCAGTATCAACAATTGAGCACTTAATGTCAGCATTTGCTATGTTTGAGGTTGATAATGTATTGATTGAGGTTAATGCTCCAGAGTTGCCAGTAATGGATGGTAGTTCATATGAATTTACACAGTTGCTAAAACAAGTTGGTATCGTTGAGCAGAATTCTGCTAGAAAAGGTATCAAAATCTTAAAACCTGTAAGAGTTGAGCATGAAGATAAGTTTGCTGAAGTTCTACCTAGTGATACATTAAAATATGAGTTTAAAATTCACTGGGATCATCCTGTAATTGCAGCGACAAATGATCATATAGTTTTTGAGTATGATCTTGATGAGTATATTAAGATGGTTTCAAAGGCTAGAACATTTGGCTTCTATGAGCAGCTTGCATATTTACATCAAAACAACCTTGCTAAAGGAGCATCGTTAGATAATGCTGTTGGTGTTACTAATGAAGGTGTCCTTAACGAAGGCGGTTTGCGTTATGATGATGAGTTTGTCAGACATAAGCTTTTAGATGCAATTGGTGATTTTTATGTTGGTGGTTATATCTTAGGTCATTTCAACTGTTTTAAGTCTGGACATACTCTTAATAACAAACTTCTACATGCTGTCTTTGCTGATAAAGATGCGTGGGAATACATTTAG
- the ftsZ gene encoding cell division protein FtsZ: MFDFNDSMVSNAIIKVVGVGGGGGNAVQHMCEEVSDVEFFALNTDGQALSKSKVQNILQIGTNLTKGLGAGANPEIGKRAATEDRAKIEQLLEGADMVFITAGMGGGTGTGGAPVVAEVAKEMGILTVAVVTKPFPFEGPRRMKAAEQGIDELTKHVDSIITVPNEKLLSVLGKGASLIDAFNAANDVLGNAVKGVSELITKPGLINVDFADVRAVMTNMGLAMMGMGEASGENRAREAAEAAISSPLLEDINLDGAKGVIVNITAGMDMSIGEFEEVGEVIRSFISDEAIVIAGTVIDPDMSDSMKVTVVVTGIEKVAMKRGFGVEKTSSLQQSASSFSNKTSAPFLRKETEVVTGASNAPKTDSDDVNKSDIPSFLRRR; the protein is encoded by the coding sequence ATGTTTGATTTTAACGATTCAATGGTTTCAAATGCCATAATTAAAGTTGTCGGTGTTGGTGGCGGTGGCGGTAATGCTGTACAACATATGTGTGAAGAAGTTTCTGATGTTGAGTTTTTTGCCCTAAATACAGATGGTCAGGCATTATCAAAATCAAAAGTTCAAAATATATTACAAATTGGTACAAACCTAACAAAAGGTTTGGGTGCTGGTGCAAATCCTGAAATTGGTAAGAGAGCTGCAACTGAAGATAGAGCGAAAATCGAGCAACTTTTAGAGGGTGCTGATATGGTTTTCATCACTGCTGGTATGGGTGGTGGTACAGGTACAGGTGGAGCTCCTGTAGTTGCAGAAGTTGCAAAAGAGATGGGTATACTTACAGTAGCTGTAGTTACTAAGCCTTTCCCTTTTGAAGGACCAAGAAGAATGAAAGCAGCAGAGCAAGGTATAGATGAGTTAACAAAGCATGTTGATTCGATAATTACTGTACCAAATGAGAAACTTTTAAGTGTACTTGGTAAGGGAGCATCGTTAATAGATGCATTTAATGCGGCAAATGATGTTTTGGGTAATGCTGTAAAAGGCGTATCTGAGCTTATCACTAAGCCTGGACTTATTAACGTTGACTTTGCGGATGTCAGAGCGGTTATGACTAATATGGGTCTAGCAATGATGGGCATGGGTGAAGCTAGTGGCGAAAATAGAGCTAGAGAAGCTGCAGAAGCTGCTATCTCAAGCCCACTTTTAGAAGATATTAACCTTGATGGTGCTAAAGGTGTAATTGTAAATATTACAGCTGGTATGGATATGTCTATCGGTGAATTTGAAGAAGTTGGTGAAGTGATAAGATCCTTCATCTCTGACGAGGCTATCGTGATAGCTGGTACAGTTATTGATCCAGATATGTCTGATTCTATGAAAGTGACTGTTGTTGTTACTGGTATAGAGAAAGTTGCAATGAAAAGAGGCTTTGGTGTAGAGAAGACATCTAGCCTACAACAAAGTGCTTCAAGTTTTTCAAATAAAACTTCTGCGCCTTTCTTAAGAAAAGAGACTGAGGTTGTTACTGGCGCTAGTAATGCACCAAAAACTGATTCTGATGATGTAAATAAATCAGATATCCCTAGTTTCTTAAGAAGAAGATAA
- the ftsA gene encoding cell division protein FtsA — translation MGFGNINFCAVDLGSHKITVAIGQLAENNSIKILGVSQKQSKGIKQGSVINLEIAMETLNAALDEAKSIAGVDVKEVTLGVSAPSISGFNSYGLAAVENGEVSIEDLAMAIKTAKAVPMSADTEMLHVLQRDYIVDGQAGVTEPIGMFAVRLESNVHIIVASSRLLQNVRKCVSNCGYSISNLVVEHLAASSATLTDNEKEMGVCLVNIGADSTSFSVFADGGICYTSSIKTGGASISSDISKVFRLPIEAAESLKLQYGYAASKYLKNPDEKIDIPNSLGNAKKRISLQDLSLVIEARVEEIFESLYRELDQHRLLEVISSGIVFTGGGAKLKGLARLAEDMFKLPVRVGGPIEVSGANEVVHNPSYATVVGLLKYAAENSDTSNQQKIEEDVMEIDENTGKSKKKIISSVKGWFSNNF, via the coding sequence ATGGGTTTTGGGAATATTAATTTTTGTGCTGTAGATTTAGGCTCGCACAAAATAACAGTTGCGATTGGTCAACTTGCTGAGAATAACAGTATAAAGATATTGGGAGTTAGTCAGAAACAGTCAAAAGGGATCAAGCAGGGTTCTGTAATTAACCTTGAAATCGCTATGGAAACTCTTAATGCTGCTCTTGATGAGGCTAAGAGTATAGCAGGTGTAGATGTTAAGGAAGTTACTCTAGGTGTTAGTGCACCTAGTATTAGTGGTTTTAACTCATATGGCTTAGCAGCAGTTGAAAATGGCGAGGTTAGTATTGAAGATTTAGCTATGGCGATTAAAACTGCAAAAGCAGTTCCAATGTCTGCTGATACAGAGATGTTACATGTTTTACAAAGAGATTATATTGTTGACGGTCAAGCTGGTGTTACTGAGCCAATAGGGATGTTTGCAGTAAGACTAGAATCTAATGTACATATAATAGTAGCATCATCGCGCTTATTGCAAAATGTACGTAAATGTGTTTCAAACTGTGGTTACAGTATTAGTAATCTTGTTGTTGAGCATTTAGCTGCTAGTAGCGCGACCCTTACTGATAATGAAAAAGAAATGGGTGTTTGCCTTGTCAATATTGGTGCTGATTCAACAAGCTTTTCAGTGTTTGCTGATGGCGGTATTTGTTACACATCAAGTATTAAGACAGGTGGTGCAAGTATTTCTTCAGATATTTCTAAAGTATTTAGACTTCCTATCGAAGCAGCTGAGAGCTTGAAGTTACAATATGGTTATGCTGCAAGTAAATATCTTAAAAACCCTGATGAAAAAATAGATATACCAAACTCATTAGGCAATGCTAAAAAGAGAATATCATTACAAGACTTATCTTTAGTTATTGAGGCAAGAGTAGAGGAGATATTTGAGTCATTATATCGAGAGTTAGATCAACATCGCTTGTTAGAAGTTATATCTTCTGGAATTGTATTCACTGGTGGTGGAGCTAAGCTTAAAGGTCTTGCTAGGCTTGCTGAAGATATGTTTAAATTACCAGTGAGAGTCGGTGGTCCTATTGAGGTCTCTGGAGCTAATGAGGTTGTTCATAATCCTTCGTATGCAACTGTTGTAGGGTTACTAAAGTATGCAGCTGAGAATAGTGATACAAGCAATCAGCAGAAGATCGAAGAAGATGTGATGGAAATAGATGAAAATACAGGTAAATCTAAGAAAAAGATAATCTCATCTGTAAAGGGTTGGTTTTCAAATAATTTTTAA
- a CDS encoding cell division protein FtsQ/DivIB: MTKIIKKFLILSLILLVILGSTIFVAAKTDKTVSKIDVVSNDGLIYISKQDLINKIATLDNKQWFDINIANIEKYIYSIDGVDYTLVKKVWPSTLVIYLYDHKPVAYWNNNQILLDNMQIITPAVFNYNGDLPYIQSKDDSSKDYIYQTYKELNSIAKQNHMQILKISYTGNQFGILLSDDIEVMLGSVKLKKRLELFFKSYTKVKDYKSVKYFDMRYSDGFAVKYK, from the coding sequence ATGACAAAAATTATCAAGAAGTTTCTAATATTGAGCTTGATACTGTTAGTAATCTTGGGATCGACTATTTTTGTTGCTGCTAAAACAGATAAGACAGTTTCAAAGATTGATGTTGTATCTAACGATGGGCTTATTTACATATCTAAGCAAGATTTAATCAATAAAATTGCTACGCTTGATAATAAACAATGGTTTGATATTAATATTGCTAATATTGAGAAATATATTTACTCAATCGATGGTGTTGACTATACATTGGTGAAAAAAGTCTGGCCATCGACATTGGTAATATATTTATATGACCATAAGCCTGTAGCTTACTGGAATAATAATCAGATCCTTCTTGATAATATGCAAATCATCACTCCAGCAGTTTTTAACTATAATGGTGATTTACCATATATTCAAAGCAAAGATGATAGTAGTAAAGACTACATATATCAAACCTATAAAGAGTTAAACAGTATTGCTAAACAAAATCATATGCAAATACTCAAAATCTCTTATACTGGTAATCAATTTGGTATTTTACTCTCAGATGATATTGAAGTTATGCTTGGTTCAGTTAAGCTGAAAAAGCGCTTGGAATTATTTTTTAAATCTTATACAAAAGTTAAAGATTATAAGTCAGTTAAATATTTCGATATGCGTTATAGTGATGGCTTTGCGGTAAAGTATAAATAG
- a CDS encoding D-alanine--D-alanine ligase codes for MKNEKIVVLYGGDSPEREVSLKSGKAVLDSLISQGYDAVGVDASGKELVAKLLELKPDKCFVALHGEDGENGRVSALLEMLEIKHTSSSMKSSVITMDKMISKEILMHYRMPTPMAKFLTDKLVAEDEISFPVAVKPSSGGSSIATFKVKSIQELKHAYEEASKYGEVMIEQWVTGKEITVAIVNDEVYSSVWIEPQNEFYDYESKYSGKSIYHSPSGLCEQKELEVRQLAKKAYDLLGCSGHARVDFIYDDRGNFYIMEINSSPGMTDNSLSPKSAAAEGVDFDSFVKRIIEQAQ; via the coding sequence ATGAAAAACGAAAAAATTGTTGTTTTATATGGTGGCGACTCTCCAGAAAGAGAAGTTTCTTTGAAATCTGGTAAAGCAGTTTTGGATTCTTTAATAAGCCAAGGTTATGATGCCGTAGGTGTGGATGCTAGTGGTAAAGAGCTGGTAGCAAAACTTTTAGAATTAAAGCCAGATAAGTGTTTTGTTGCATTACACGGTGAAGATGGTGAGAACGGTAGGGTGTCAGCATTACTTGAGATGTTAGAAATCAAGCATACAAGCTCATCGATGAAATCATCTGTAATTACTATGGATAAAATGATCTCTAAAGAAATATTGATGCATTATCGGATGCCTACACCGATGGCAAAATTTCTTACTGATAAATTAGTTGCAGAAGATGAGATTAGCTTTCCTGTTGCAGTTAAGCCAAGTAGTGGTGGTTCAAGTATTGCTACTTTTAAAGTGAAATCTATACAAGAGCTCAAACATGCCTATGAAGAGGCATCGAAATACGGTGAGGTAATGATTGAACAATGGGTCACAGGTAAAGAAATTACAGTGGCTATTGTCAATGACGAGGTTTATTCTTCTGTTTGGATTGAGCCACAAAATGAGTTTTATGATTATGAGTCAAAGTATAGTGGTAAATCAATCTATCATTCACCGAGTGGTTTATGCGAGCAAAAAGAACTTGAAGTTCGTCAATTAGCTAAAAAAGCTTACGATCTGCTTGGTTGTAGCGGTCATGCAAGAGTAGACTTTATCTATGATGATAGGGGCAACTTTTACATTATGGAGATAAACTCTTCACCAGGAATGACCGATAATAGTCTATCGCCTAAGTCAGCAGCAGCAGAGGGGGTTGATTTTGATAGTTTTGTGAAGAGAATAATAGAACAGGCGCAATGA
- the tadA gene encoding tRNA adenosine(34) deaminase TadA, translated as MSNYSDQDIFFMQKAYQQALLAYQAGEVPIGAVLVRDDQIIVQNFNQTIGLNDPTAHAEILVLRSAALKLGNYRLVNTKLYVTLEPCIMCLGGLIQARVPELVYACDDSRVGAFSREKLHHNKNINHNLGVTAGVMADECGKLLKDFFKQRRN; from the coding sequence ATGTCTAATTATTCAGATCAAGATATTTTTTTTATGCAAAAAGCTTATCAGCAGGCATTGTTAGCTTATCAAGCTGGTGAAGTTCCGATAGGTGCAGTGCTTGTCAGGGATGATCAAATAATTGTACAAAATTTTAACCAAACTATAGGTTTAAATGATCCAACAGCACATGCAGAAATCTTGGTTTTACGCTCAGCAGCATTAAAGCTAGGCAACTACAGATTAGTCAATACAAAATTGTATGTTACTTTAGAGCCATGTATAATGTGTTTGGGTGGTTTGATTCAGGCAAGAGTACCTGAGCTGGTTTATGCTTGTGATGATAGTCGAGTAGGAGCTTTTTCACGTGAAAAACTTCACCACAATAAGAATATTAACCATAATCTTGGAGTAACAGCTGGAGTAATGGCTGATGAATGTGGCAAACTGCTAAAAGATTTTTTTAAACAAAGAAGAAATTAG
- the rpsA gene encoding 30S ribosomal protein S1, producing the protein MSENFKELFEQSLKQTEMRIGKIIEATVVSIDKEFAMIDAGLKSESFIPVSSLKNSNGELEVAAGDRINVVLEALDNSCGETRLSRDKAKKIELWDRIEKAFENNETVLGKITNHVRGGYTMDVEGLRAFLPGSLVDTRPIKDVAHLEDKDIELKVVKIDTKRNNIVVSRKAVIEENNSGDRDAMLEKISEGSVLKGIVKNITDFGAFIDLGGVDGLLHITDISWSRISHPTDVLSIGQEINVKVIKFDKEKQRISLGIKQLGEDPWLNIANELPVGAKLMGTVTNITDYGCFVKLKEGIEGLVHTSEMDWTNKNVNPHKAVSIGQEVEVIVLELDADNHRISLGIKQCRPNPWSEFEKNYKPGDKVTGKIRSITEFGVFIGLEGGIDGLVHISDVAWDNPAKAIKELKKGDEVEAVLVSVNTDLERIALSMKQLSEDPFKNFINIHPKGSLVTGKVTKVQDNGAVVMLDEDNNIDGFIRISEISAEHTKDVRDELSEGQEVEARIINIDAKKRSITLSIKAVDEDNTAAGKSNYKVEQMTPTTLGDLIKEQLNKK; encoded by the coding sequence ATGTCAGAAAATTTCAAAGAACTATTTGAGCAATCTCTTAAACAAACAGAGATGAGAATAGGTAAAATCATCGAAGCAACTGTAGTAAGCATAGACAAAGAATTTGCAATGATTGATGCTGGTCTTAAGTCAGAATCATTCATCCCTGTATCTTCTTTAAAAAATAGCAATGGTGAGCTAGAAGTTGCTGCTGGTGATAGAATCAACGTTGTTTTAGAAGCTCTAGACAACAGCTGCGGTGAAACTAGATTATCAAGAGATAAAGCTAAGAAAATCGAGCTTTGGGATAGAATTGAAAAAGCTTTCGAAAATAACGAAACAGTTCTTGGTAAAATCACTAATCACGTTCGTGGTGGTTACACTATGGATGTTGAAGGTTTAAGAGCATTCTTACCTGGCTCATTAGTTGACACAAGACCTATCAAAGATGTAGCTCATTTAGAAGATAAAGATATCGAATTAAAAGTTGTTAAAATCGATACTAAGAGAAATAACATCGTTGTTTCTAGAAAAGCAGTTATAGAAGAGAATAACTCTGGTGATAGAGATGCTATGCTAGAGAAAATCTCTGAAGGTAGTGTTCTTAAAGGTATCGTTAAAAATATCACTGATTTCGGTGCGTTTATTGATCTTGGTGGAGTTGATGGTCTACTACACATCACTGATATCTCTTGGAGCAGAATCAGCCACCCTACAGATGTATTATCTATCGGTCAAGAAATCAATGTTAAAGTAATCAAGTTCGACAAAGAGAAGCAAAGAATTTCTCTAGGGATCAAACAACTTGGTGAAGATCCATGGTTAAATATCGCGAATGAACTTCCTGTAGGTGCTAAGCTTATGGGTACAGTAACTAACATTACTGACTACGGTTGTTTTGTTAAGTTAAAAGAAGGTATCGAAGGTCTTGTTCATACATCTGAAATGGATTGGACAAACAAAAACGTTAACCCTCATAAAGCTGTATCTATTGGTCAAGAAGTTGAAGTTATCGTACTTGAACTAGATGCTGATAACCACAGAATATCTCTTGGTATCAAGCAATGCAGACCTAATCCTTGGAGCGAGTTTGAGAAAAACTACAAACCAGGTGATAAAGTTACTGGTAAGATCAGATCAATTACTGAATTTGGTGTGTTTATCGGTCTTGAAGGCGGTATTGATGGTCTTGTACATATTTCAGATGTTGCATGGGATAATCCAGCTAAAGCTATCAAAGAGCTTAAGAAAGGCGATGAAGTAGAAGCTGTACTAGTTTCTGTGAACACTGACCTTGAGAGAATTGCTCTTAGCATGAAGCAACTTTCTGAAGATCCGTTCAAGAACTTCATAAATATTCACCCTAAAGGTTCTTTAGTAACAGGTAAAGTAACTAAAGTACAAGATAATGGTGCGGTAGTTATGCTTGACGAAGATAACAACATCGATGGTTTCATCAGAATTTCTGAAATTTCTGCTGAGCATACAAAAGATGTTCGTGATGAGTTAAGCGAAGGTCAAGAAGTAGAAGCTAGAATTATTAACATTGACGCTAAGAAGAGAAGCATTACTCTTTCTATCAAAGCTGTTGATGAAGATAACACTGCTGCAGGCAAGTCTAACTACAAAGTAGAGCAAATGACTCCTACAACTCTTGGTGACCTAATCAAAGAGCAACTAAATAAGAAGTAA
- a CDS encoding L-threonylcarbamoyladenylate synthase: protein MLTKDLNKIIGEITEDNVVSIPTDTVYGLSCNISKAAVAKVINLKKRDSSKGFIIISHDHKHLLKYADTTKLSNEQINKISSKQAQPTTWIVPGKKDIQWLTGGKTTIAIRLVTTEIVTYICENINDAIISTSANISGEDFINNAKSISKTFDNIYVLETEVRSSQPSRIIDIISGQQYR from the coding sequence ATGCTTACAAAAGATTTGAATAAAATCATCGGTGAAATAACAGAAGATAATGTTGTTAGTATTCCTACAGATACAGTATATGGGCTAAGTTGCAACATCTCTAAAGCTGCCGTAGCAAAAGTTATAAACTTAAAAAAAAGGGATTCAAGCAAAGGTTTTATTATAATCTCACATGATCACAAGCATTTACTCAAGTATGCAGATACAACTAAACTATCTAATGAGCAAATCAATAAAATATCCTCTAAACAAGCTCAACCAACTACTTGGATAGTACCAGGTAAGAAAGATATTCAATGGTTAACTGGTGGTAAAACAACTATTGCCATACGCTTAGTAACAACTGAAATAGTAACTTATATTTGTGAAAATATTAATGATGCTATTATTTCAACTAGTGCTAATATATCCGGCGAAGATTTCATTAATAATGCTAAATCGATAAGTAAAACCTTTGATAATATTTATGTACTAGAAACAGAAGTTAGGTCTTCACAACCATCTAGAATTATTGATATAATTAGCGGACAGCAGTATAGATAA
- a CDS encoding intracellular proliferation membrane protein RipA yields the protein MEKISHKDIQDKLWSNEDESNLSNEQYNSLLIEQYRIYVELTDRTSYRRIVINLFFLVFNLVLVGVVALAISNNINVENPPSSILVSIPYFAGLVFCYAWWKIIRFFRHHIQIKNSIVPSLERRLPSRVWLTEEHIAEEKGSFKPIRILEIYMPFIFMGIYTALFLFVEIAWLPHTLN from the coding sequence ATGGAAAAGATTAGTCATAAAGATATACAAGATAAATTATGGAGTAATGAAGATGAAAGTAATTTATCAAATGAGCAATATAATTCACTACTAATTGAACAGTATAGAATCTATGTTGAATTAACAGACAGAACTAGCTATAGAAGGATTGTTATTAACCTATTCTTTTTGGTTTTTAACCTTGTTCTAGTCGGAGTTGTTGCCTTAGCTATTAGTAACAACATTAATGTCGAAAATCCTCCATCTAGTATACTTGTGAGTATTCCATACTTTGCTGGGTTAGTATTTTGTTATGCTTGGTGGAAGATTATTAGATTCTTTAGACACCACATACAAATAAAAAATAGTATTGTGCCATCACTTGAAAGACGTCTTCCTTCAAGAGTATGGTTAACAGAAGAGCACATTGCTGAAGAAAAAGGTTCATTTAAACCTATTAGAATATTAGAAATATATATGCCTTTTATTTTCATGGGTATTTATACAGCATTATTTTTATTTGTCGAAATTGCTTGGTTACCTCATACTTTAAACTAA
- a CDS encoding acyltransferase: protein MINTLKYGYYALFSVVCFASSAIIAFIPIFIFSLVKLLIPIKRIRHLCTSAVQLSASLWVSFAILITKLFSPTKFEIEQNAKLDSQGSYLIICNHKSWLDTFILMLVFYKKIAFPKFFMKFQVFFIPVLGLIAWALEFPVMKRYSKEYLTQHPDKKGEDLQKTLAYCKKLSPRPTTIVNFVEGTRFTLHKALKSNYKNLLNPKAGGIAVILKSLSDRMVGILNTTIIYDNPEQNLWDFMVRKTKKIKVKVELIPITEVPVGDYFNDDKDKHNFQLWLNKLWQNNDQYISEQSKIVN, encoded by the coding sequence ATGATAAATACATTGAAGTATGGCTACTATGCGCTATTTTCTGTAGTCTGTTTTGCATCTAGTGCCATTATAGCTTTTATACCGATATTTATTTTCTCGTTAGTTAAGCTTTTGATACCAATAAAGCGAATAAGGCATTTATGTACCTCAGCAGTACAATTATCCGCAAGTTTGTGGGTAAGTTTTGCCATTTTAATAACTAAATTATTTTCCCCAACAAAATTTGAGATTGAGCAGAATGCAAAACTTGATAGTCAAGGATCTTACTTAATCATATGTAACCATAAAAGTTGGCTAGATACTTTTATATTGATGTTGGTATTCTACAAAAAAATAGCATTTCCTAAGTTTTTTATGAAATTTCAGGTATTTTTTATTCCAGTTTTAGGGCTGATTGCGTGGGCATTAGAATTTCCGGTGATGAAACGTTATTCAAAAGAGTATTTAACCCAACATCCAGACAAAAAAGGTGAAGATCTACAAAAAACACTAGCATATTGTAAAAAATTATCACCAAGACCAACTACAATTGTAAATTTTGTTGAAGGAACTAGATTTACTTTACACAAAGCACTAAAAAGTAACTATAAAAATCTCCTTAACCCTAAGGCAGGTGGAATAGCTGTAATTCTAAAAAGCTTATCAGATAGAATGGTAGGTATTCTAAATACGACAATAATTTATGATAATCCAGAACAAAATTTATGGGATTTCATGGTTAGAAAAACTAAAAAGATAAAAGTAAAAGTTGAACTAATTCCTATAACGGAAGTCCCAGTTGGAGATTATTTTAATGATGATAAGGATAAACATAACTTTCAACTTTGGTTGAATAAGCTTTGGCAAAATAATGATCAATATATCTCAGAGCAGTCAAAAATAGTTAATTAG